In the [Clostridium] colinum genome, one interval contains:
- the cas4 gene encoding CRISPR-associated protein Cas4: MWYFLTFIFLTLTFILLAKSKSIKKTKSKSLAPFGYTLFYTDQNTKTRKSNVIYKKLLFSEKYNIQGKPDFIYKKFKTCYVIELKSGLIKDDPMPHTGDLLQLVTYFLIIEDLYGYKVKKGKLIYKDYCFVVKNTRYLRKYLLSVLSDMRKMLKTGDGEPTCNFAHCRYCMCRQTVCDFYDKL, translated from the coding sequence ATGTGGTATTTTTTAACGTTTATATTTTTAACATTAACTTTTATACTTTTAGCAAAATCTAAATCTATTAAAAAAACTAAATCTAAATCTTTAGCTCCTTTTGGATATACTTTATTTTATACAGACCAAAATACAAAAACAAGAAAATCTAACGTTATATATAAAAAACTTCTATTTTCAGAAAAATATAATATACAAGGTAAACCAGATTTTATATATAAAAAGTTTAAGACTTGCTATGTAATAGAGCTTAAAAGTGGTTTAATAAAAGATGACCCTATGCCTCATACTGGTGATTTATTACAACTTGTGACTTATTTTTTAATAATAGAAGATTTGTATGGGTATAAAGTAAAAAAAGGAAAGCTTATATACAAAGACTATTGTTTTGTTGTTAAAAATACTAGATATTTAAGAAAATATCTTTTAAGTGTATTATCCGATATGAGAAAAATGTTAAAAACAGGTGATGGTGAGCCTACTTGCAATTTTGCCCATTGTAGGTATTGTATGTGTAGACAAACGGTTTGTGATTTTTATGATAAACTTTAA
- the sigE gene encoding RNA polymerase sporulation sigma factor SigE — protein MKNILKNIINIFKEKDDDSIFYIGGADVLPAPLTNDEEAEIIALLGTDKDEMAKSKLIERNLRLVVYIARKFENTGINVEDLISIGSIGLIKAINTFKCDKNIKLATYATRCIENEILMYLRRNTKTKTEISIDEPLNVDWEGNELLLSDILGTDVDIISKNLEEEIDRELLKKAINKLDKRERIIIELRYGIFSDGIEKTQKEVADMLGISQSYISRLEKRIISRLKKEFIKMM, from the coding sequence ATGAAAAATATATTAAAAAATATTATAAATATTTTTAAGGAAAAAGATGATGATAGTATCTTTTATATAGGTGGTGCTGATGTATTGCCTGCCCCATTAACAAATGATGAAGAAGCTGAGATAATAGCTCTTTTAGGTACAGACAAAGATGAAATGGCTAAATCCAAACTTATAGAAAGAAATTTAAGGCTTGTTGTTTATATCGCTAGAAAATTTGAAAATACTGGTATTAATGTAGAAGATTTAATATCTATAGGTAGCATAGGTCTTATTAAAGCTATTAATACATTTAAGTGTGATAAAAATATAAAACTTGCTACATATGCAACAAGATGTATAGAAAATGAAATACTTATGTATCTTAGAAGAAATACAAAAACAAAAACAGAAATATCTATAGATGAACCTTTAAATGTAGATTGGGAAGGTAATGAACTATTATTATCTGATATATTAGGTACAGATGTAGATATAATATCTAAAAATTTGGAAGAAGAAATAGATAGAGAATTATTAAAAAAAGCTATAAATAAACTGGATAAACGAGAACGTATAATAATAGAACTTAGATATGGTATATTTTCTGACGGTATAGAAAAAACACAAAAAGAAGTAGCCGATATGCTAGGTATATCTCAATCTTATATATCTAGATTGGAAAAAAGAATAATTAGTAGGCTAAAAAAAGAATTTATTAAAATGATGTAA
- a CDS encoding DNA gyrase/topoisomerase IV subunit A: MNNYIEQPITKTLEINYMPYAMSVIISRAIPEIDGFKPSHRKLLYTMYKMGLLNGNRTKSTNVVGQTMKLNPHGDMAIYETLVRLTRGNDALLTPFIDSKGNFGKQFSRDMAFAASRYTEVKLDSICQEIFKNIEKDTVNFIDNYDGTMKEPTLFPTTFPNILVTNNQGIAVSMASSICSFNFKEVCDTTIKFIKNEKVNILKYLKAPDFSSGGELIYNEKEINTIYETGRGSFKLRGKYRFDKKNSLIEIYEIPYTTTVEAIIDKIITLVKTNKIKEINDVRNETDKNGLKIAIDIKKSANPELLMHKLYSMTSLSDSFSCNFNVLINGVPKTLGVKEILKEWLKFRIECIKRQTAYDLEKKKSKHHLLSGLAKILLDIDKAISIIRDTEEDNMVIPNLIKGFNIDEEQAEYIAEIRLRNLNKEYLLNRIKEREQIEEDIKKLEDIYKSEELIKEIICTELKEISKKYGKPRKTDIIYHEEVKEIEQHELIEDYTAKFFLTKENYFKKVTLVSLRSSGEHKLKEEDFIIQEIEANNKSEIIFFSDKYNVYKIKAYDIPEVKVSNIGHYLPNILGMEENENILYFVITSDYQGHMLFTFENGKIAKVPLEAYKTKVNRKKLINAYSDKCKLLNIRYILEDLDIILIRDNDKALLINTNKIEEKTTKSSIGVNVLTTKKDNKVTFCLEKDEFLSNDIEYYRVKDIPSTGHFISDKDKNKNKFLK, encoded by the coding sequence ATGAATAATTATATAGAACAACCAATAACAAAAACATTAGAAATAAATTATATGCCTTATGCTATGAGTGTTATTATATCTAGAGCTATACCAGAGATAGATGGATTTAAACCTTCTCATAGAAAATTATTATACACTATGTATAAAATGGGGCTTTTAAACGGAAATAGAACAAAATCTACAAATGTTGTTGGGCAAACTATGAAGCTTAACCCACACGGAGATATGGCTATATATGAAACACTTGTTAGATTAACAAGAGGTAATGATGCTTTACTTACACCTTTTATAGATTCTAAAGGAAATTTTGGTAAACAATTTTCTAGAGATATGGCTTTTGCAGCATCTAGATATACAGAAGTTAAGCTAGATAGTATATGTCAAGAAATATTTAAAAATATAGAAAAAGATACAGTAAATTTTATAGATAATTATGATGGAACTATGAAAGAACCTACACTTTTTCCTACAACTTTTCCTAATATATTAGTTACTAATAATCAAGGTATAGCAGTAAGTATGGCAAGTTCTATTTGTAGCTTTAACTTTAAAGAAGTTTGTGATACTACTATAAAGTTTATTAAAAATGAGAAAGTAAATATATTAAAATATCTTAAAGCACCAGATTTTTCTAGCGGTGGAGAGCTTATTTATAATGAAAAAGAGATAAATACTATATACGAGACAGGCCGTGGTAGCTTTAAGCTTAGAGGTAAATATAGATTTGATAAAAAAAATAGCCTTATAGAAATTTATGAAATACCATATACAACAACAGTAGAAGCTATTATTGATAAAATCATTACTCTTGTTAAAACTAATAAGATTAAAGAAATAAATGATGTTAGGAACGAAACAGATAAGAATGGGTTAAAAATAGCTATAGATATTAAAAAAAGTGCCAACCCAGAGCTACTTATGCATAAGCTATATTCTATGACTAGCTTAAGTGATAGTTTTAGTTGTAATTTTAATGTACTTATTAATGGTGTTCCTAAAACTTTGGGAGTAAAAGAAATACTTAAAGAATGGCTTAAATTTAGAATAGAATGCATAAAAAGGCAAACAGCATATGATTTAGAAAAGAAAAAAAGCAAGCATCATTTGTTATCAGGTCTTGCTAAAATTTTATTAGATATAGACAAAGCCATTAGTATTATTAGAGATACAGAAGAAGATAATATGGTTATACCAAATCTTATAAAAGGATTTAATATAGATGAAGAACAAGCAGAGTATATAGCAGAAATAAGGCTTAGAAATCTTAATAAAGAATATCTTTTAAACCGTATAAAAGAGCGTGAACAAATAGAAGAAGATATTAAAAAATTAGAAGATATATACAAAAGCGAAGAGCTTATAAAAGAAATAATATGTACAGAGCTTAAAGAAATATCTAAAAAATATGGTAAGCCTAGAAAAACAGACATAATATATCACGAAGAAGTAAAAGAAATAGAACAACACGAGCTTATAGAAGACTATACTGCTAAATTTTTCTTAACAAAAGAAAATTACTTTAAAAAGGTAACATTAGTATCCTTACGTTCTTCTGGTGAACATAAGCTAAAAGAAGAAGATTTTATTATACAAGAAATAGAGGCTAATAACAAGTCAGAAATAATATTTTTTTCAGATAAATATAATGTTTATAAAATAAAAGCATATGACATACCAGAAGTAAAAGTTAGTAATATAGGACATTATTTACCAAATATATTAGGTATGGAAGAAAATGAAAACATATTATATTTTGTAATAACAAGTGATTATCAAGGACATATGTTATTTACATTTGAAAATGGTAAAATAGCTAAAGTACCTTTAGAGGCTTATAAGACAAAAGTTAATAGAAAAAAACTTATAAACGCATATAGTGATAAATGTAAACTATTAAATATAAGATATATTTTAGAAGATTTAGATATAATTTTAATAAGAGATAATGATAAGGCACTTCTTATAAATACTAATAAAATAGAAGAAAAGACTACAAAGTCATCTATTGGTGTTAATGTTTTAACTACTAAAAAAGATAATAAAGTTACATTTTGTTTAGAAAAAGATGAGTTTTTATCAAATGATATAGAGTATTATCGTGTAAAAGATATACCTTCAACAGGGCATTTTATATCAGATAAAGATAAAAATAAAAATAAGTTTTTAAAATAA
- the rlmD gene encoding 23S rRNA (uracil(1939)-C(5))-methyltransferase RlmD, translating to MKIKKNDYFNIDITDIGINGEGIGKIDNFTIFVNGALSNETINIKIIKVKKNYAYGKLINIIKPSPFRQTPSCQHFNKCGGCNLLHLSYDEQLNIKAKFIQSNLKKIAKIDNISVNKPIGMDNPFHYRNKASFPINFTDKINIGFYKPRSHNIINIDNCIIQHPINNIIIEKTKDFIKKSNISIYNENNGKGDLRHIVTRISTKTNELLICVVVNNTKFLYKDLLIECFKDIPNLDSIVINYNTKNNNVILGNKTETILGKGYIVDYIKDLKFNISPLSFYQVNPTQAEVLYQTALDFCDLNGDEIVFDAYCGIGTISLFLAKNCKKVYGIEIVEDAIKNAKSNAKLNNIQNAEFYVGKSEEIIPNLIFKENIYPDVIVVDPPRKGCDKALLDAIAKTSIKKLVYVSCDNATLARDISYLSNFGFKLNKIQPVDMFCMTTHIECVALITR from the coding sequence ATGAAAATTAAAAAAAATGATTATTTTAATATAGATATAACTGATATAGGTATAAATGGAGAAGGCATTGGTAAAATAGATAATTTTACTATATTTGTAAACGGTGCTTTATCAAATGAAACCATTAATATAAAAATTATTAAAGTTAAAAAAAATTATGCCTATGGTAAGCTTATAAATATAATTAAACCATCGCCTTTTAGACAAACACCTTCTTGTCAACATTTTAATAAATGTGGTGGTTGTAATCTTCTTCATCTTTCCTATGATGAACAGCTTAATATAAAAGCTAAATTTATACAATCTAACTTAAAAAAAATTGCTAAAATAGATAATATAAGTGTAAATAAACCTATTGGTATGGATAATCCTTTTCATTATAGAAATAAAGCCAGTTTTCCTATCAATTTTACAGACAAAATAAATATAGGTTTTTATAAACCTCGCTCTCATAATATTATTAATATAGATAATTGTATTATACAACACCCTATAAATAATATTATAATAGAAAAAACTAAAGACTTTATTAAAAAAAGTAATATATCTATATATAATGAAAATAATGGAAAAGGTGATTTAAGACATATTGTAACTAGAATAAGCACAAAAACAAATGAACTTCTAATATGTGTAGTTGTAAATAATACTAAGTTTTTATATAAAGATTTACTTATAGAGTGTTTTAAAGATATACCTAATTTAGATAGTATTGTTATAAATTATAACACCAAAAATAATAATGTTATTTTAGGAAATAAAACAGAAACTATATTAGGCAAAGGATATATTGTAGATTATATAAAAGATTTAAAATTTAATATATCTCCCCTATCTTTTTATCAAGTAAATCCTACTCAAGCAGAAGTTTTATATCAAACTGCTTTAGATTTTTGTGATTTAAATGGTGATGAAATTGTTTTTGATGCTTATTGTGGTATAGGTACAATATCTTTATTTTTAGCTAAAAACTGTAAAAAAGTATATGGTATAGAAATTGTAGAAGATGCAATAAAAAATGCTAAATCAAATGCAAAGCTAAATAATATACAAAATGCAGAATTTTATGTAGGCAAATCTGAAGAAATTATACCAAACCTTATATTTAAAGAAAATATATATCCAGATGTTATAGTAGTAGACCCACCTAGAAAAGGCTGTGATAAAGCTTTATTAGATGCAATAGCTAAAACTTCTATTAAAAAACTTGTATATGTATCTTGTGATAATGCTACATTAGCTAGAGATATTTCTTATTTATCTAACTTTGGATTTAAACTTAATAAAATACAACCTGTGGATATGTTTTGTATGACTACTCATATAGAATGTGTAGCACTAATAACTAGATAA
- a CDS encoding TIGR01212 family radical SAM protein (This family includes YhcC from E. coli K-12, an uncharacterized radical SAM protein.): MYKEYSKYLKEKYGQKVYKLPISLKETNCPNRDGNLGFGGCTYCGVEGVGFENLSSNLSVKEQLLKNKEFISKKYKAKKFIAYFQSYSNTYIPLNLFEKYVNEAIIDDIVDISISTRPDCISVEYLDILKKIKDNHNVDITIELGLQTANYKTLKKINRGHTLAEYIQAVNIIKTYDFNVCTHVILNLPWDTIEDTIETAKIISILNTDFVKLHALYIEKNTVLAKQYLNNEFTMLPLEDYIEKTITFLEYLSPNIAIQRIIGRAPEQFTFFSNWGMSWWKIKDMIEEKMINENRFQGKLFNYSCNKSLKKFD, from the coding sequence ATGTATAAAGAATATTCAAAATATTTAAAAGAAAAATATGGACAAAAAGTATATAAACTACCAATATCTTTAAAAGAAACAAATTGCCCTAATAGAGATGGCAACTTAGGCTTTGGTGGTTGTACATATTGTGGTGTTGAAGGTGTTGGATTTGAAAATCTATCTTCAAATCTTTCTGTAAAAGAGCAGCTTTTAAAAAATAAAGAATTTATATCAAAAAAATATAAAGCAAAAAAATTTATAGCTTATTTTCAAAGCTATTCAAATACGTATATTCCATTAAATTTATTTGAAAAATATGTAAATGAAGCTATAATTGATGATATTGTGGACATATCTATATCTACAAGACCAGATTGTATAAGTGTAGAATATTTAGATATATTAAAAAAAATTAAAGATAATCATAATGTAGATATAACAATAGAGCTTGGCTTACAAACTGCAAATTATAAAACACTAAAAAAAATAAATAGAGGACATACATTAGCCGAATATATACAGGCAGTAAATATTATAAAAACTTATGATTTTAATGTATGTACACATGTTATATTAAATCTTCCGTGGGATACAATAGAAGATACAATAGAAACAGCTAAGATAATATCTATATTAAATACAGATTTTGTTAAGCTACACGCTTTATATATAGAAAAAAATACTGTCCTTGCTAAACAATATTTAAACAATGAATTTACTATGTTACCTCTTGAAGATTATATAGAAAAAACAATTACTTTTTTAGAATATCTATCTCCTAATATTGCAATACAAAGAATTATAGGTAGAGCACCAGAACAGTTTACATTTTTTTCAAATTGGGGTATGAGTTGGTGGAAAATTAAGGATATGATAGAAGAAAAAATGATAAATGAAAACAGATTTCAAGGCAAACTTTTTAACTATTCTTGCAATAAATCACTTAAAAAATTTGACTAA
- a CDS encoding sigma-E processing peptidase SpoIIGA translates to MQIEVYIDVLFFINFIMVYFIFFIVNKLNKNKTSLKKIALGAFLATILYILTIIFVPYNKILSIFIIFFIFIISIIISFKPKNIKEFSKLFLMVNIVAFCIGGGSIAIFYYTNFNYFLNFTLQNLPLKFLIISIICTYIIIKIFLSWYKRIFLKKQSFYNITLYKNNTNVSLNALLDTGNTLKEPITKKPVIIAEFVALKPILPENLKVIFYEKQENDLYKLMELGHTADIRLIPFKSVGKENGMLIGIKIDKLEIDTENKIILKDAIVAISNFNLSNDNFYNALLNPELINCFN, encoded by the coding sequence ATGCAAATAGAAGTTTATATAGACGTTTTATTTTTTATAAATTTTATAATGGTTTATTTTATATTTTTTATAGTTAATAAGCTTAATAAAAATAAAACTAGCTTAAAAAAAATTGCATTAGGTGCATTTTTAGCAACAATCCTTTACATTTTAACTATTATTTTTGTACCATATAATAAAATATTAAGTATTTTTATAATATTTTTTATTTTTATAATATCCATTATAATTAGTTTTAAACCAAAAAATATTAAAGAATTTTCAAAGTTGTTTTTAATGGTAAATATAGTGGCTTTTTGCATTGGTGGCGGAAGTATTGCTATTTTTTACTATACAAATTTTAACTATTTTTTAAATTTTACATTACAAAATTTACCATTAAAATTTTTAATAATTTCTATCATCTGTACATACATAATAATTAAAATTTTTCTATCTTGGTATAAAAGAATATTTCTAAAAAAACAAAGCTTTTATAATATTACATTATACAAAAATAATACAAATGTATCATTAAATGCACTTTTAGACACTGGAAATACCTTAAAAGAACCTATAACAAAAAAACCTGTTATAATTGCAGAATTTGTAGCCTTAAAACCTATTCTACCAGAAAATCTAAAAGTCATTTTTTATGAAAAACAAGAAAATGACCTATATAAACTAATGGAACTAGGACATACAGCTGATATACGTCTTATACCCTTTAAAAGTGTTGGAAAAGAAAATGGTATGTTAATTGGTATAAAAATAGATAAATTAGAAATAGATACAGAAAATAAAATTATATTAAAAGATGCAATAGTAGCTATATCAAACTTTAATTTATCAAATGATAACTTTTACAATGCTCTTTTAAATCCTGAATTAATAAATTGTTTTAACTAA
- a CDS encoding DNA gyrase/topoisomerase IV subunit B, protein MAKKNIKKESQYGNESITSLKGADRVRLRPAVIFGSDGILGCKHSIFEILSNSIDEAREGFGNLIKISYFKDKSICIEDNGRGIPVDYNPKEEKYNWELLFCELYAGGKYLNNSGENYEFSLGLNGLGLCSTQYSSEYMDVEIIRDGFKYTLHFEKGENVGGLKKEKTTINTTGSKIHWRPDREVFTDIDIDIDYFKETLKRQCVVNAGLKFELYYEETDEKFFFCYEDGIKDYIKEIGKDKSFTEPVYYSHETKGKDREDKDEYKLKFEMAFSFNNEINIVEYYHNSSFLEYGGSPDKAVKSAFVFAIDKYIKVNNLYKKDEKKIVYSDVEDSLIMVINSFSTQTSYENQTKKAITNKFIQEAMTDFLKERLEVYFIENKADADKIANQVLINKRSRETAEKTRINIKKKLTGSLDINNRVEKFVNCRSKDVTKREIYIVEGDSALGACMQGRDAEFQGIMPVRGKILNCLKANYDKIFNSDIITDLLKVLGCGVELKTKHNKELNSFDLSQLRWDKIIICTDADVDGFQIRTLILTMLYRLVPTLIEEKKVFIAESPLYEITSNKKTYFAYSEKEKIDIINKINGKYHIQRSKGLGENEPEMMWQTTMNPKTRKLIQVLPEDVEKTKEMFEMLLGDNLKGRKEYIEQNGYKYIDLTDV, encoded by the coding sequence ATGGCAAAAAAAAATATAAAAAAAGAATCTCAATATGGAAATGAAAGTATTACCTCTTTAAAAGGTGCAGATAGAGTAAGATTAAGACCAGCCGTAATATTTGGCTCTGATGGTATTTTAGGTTGTAAACACTCTATTTTTGAAATATTATCAAATTCTATTGATGAGGCAAGAGAAGGTTTTGGTAATTTAATAAAAATATCATATTTTAAAGATAAATCTATATGTATAGAAGATAATGGGAGAGGTATACCTGTAGATTATAACCCTAAAGAAGAAAAATATAATTGGGAACTTTTATTTTGTGAGCTTTATGCAGGTGGTAAATATTTAAATAATAGTGGAGAAAATTATGAGTTTAGCTTAGGGCTTAATGGACTTGGGCTTTGTTCTACACAATATAGCTCTGAATATATGGACGTAGAAATAATTAGAGATGGATTTAAATATACACTACATTTTGAAAAAGGAGAGAATGTAGGCGGTTTAAAAAAAGAAAAAACTACTATAAATACAACAGGTAGTAAAATACATTGGCGTCCAGATAGAGAAGTTTTTACAGATATAGATATTGATATAGATTATTTTAAAGAAACTTTAAAAAGACAATGCGTAGTAAATGCAGGTCTTAAATTTGAGCTTTACTATGAAGAAACAGATGAAAAATTTTTCTTTTGTTATGAAGATGGGATAAAAGATTATATAAAAGAAATAGGAAAGGATAAAAGTTTTACAGAACCTGTTTATTATAGTCACGAAACAAAAGGTAAAGACAGAGAAGATAAAGATGAATATAAGTTAAAGTTTGAAATGGCTTTTTCTTTTAATAATGAAATAAATATTGTAGAATATTATCACAATTCTAGCTTTTTAGAATATGGAGGTTCTCCAGATAAGGCAGTAAAATCTGCTTTTGTATTTGCTATTGACAAATATATAAAAGTTAATAATTTATATAAAAAAGATGAAAAAAAGATAGTTTATTCAGATGTAGAAGATAGTTTGATTATGGTAATAAATTCATTTTCTACACAAACAAGCTATGAAAACCAAACTAAAAAAGCTATAACAAATAAATTTATACAAGAAGCTATGACAGACTTTTTAAAAGAACGTTTAGAAGTTTATTTTATAGAAAATAAAGCAGATGCAGATAAAATAGCAAATCAAGTATTAATAAATAAAAGAAGTAGAGAAACGGCAGAAAAAACTAGAATAAATATTAAAAAGAAACTTACAGGGTCTTTAGATATTAATAATAGAGTAGAAAAATTTGTTAATTGTAGGTCTAAAGATGTTACAAAAAGAGAAATTTATATAGTAGAGGGAGATTCTGCGTTAGGAGCTTGTATGCAAGGGCGTGATGCAGAGTTTCAAGGAATAATGCCTGTAAGAGGTAAAATACTTAATTGTTTAAAAGCAAATTATGATAAAATATTTAATAGTGATATTATAACAGACCTTTTAAAAGTTTTAGGTTGTGGAGTTGAGCTAAAAACTAAACATAATAAAGAACTTAACAGTTTTGATTTAAGCCAACTTAGATGGGACAAAATTATAATATGTACAGATGCCGATGTAGATGGGTTCCAGATAAGAACACTTATACTGACTATGCTTTATAGATTAGTTCCAACTTTAATAGAAGAAAAAAAGGTATTTATTGCAGAATCACCTTTATATGAAATTACGTCAAATAAAAAGACTTATTTTGCATATTCTGAAAAAGAAAAGATAGATATAATAAATAAGATAAATGGTAAATATCACATACAACGTTCAAAAGGGCTTGGAGAAAATGAACCAGAAATGATGTGGCAAACTACTATGAATCCTAAAACTAGAAAACTTATTCAAGTTTTACCAGAAGATGTAGAAAAAACAAAAGAAATGTTTGAAATGCTACTGGGAGATAATTTAAAAGGAAGAAAGGAATATATAGAACAAAACGGATATAAATATATAGACCTTACAGATGTTTAA
- a CDS encoding 3'-5' exoribonuclease YhaM family protein, whose translation MRYISDFKIDETIVEHYLCKKKQTLKSRTGKNYLSLLLQDKTGTINAKVWDLNNQIQSFEENDFIKIDATVLSYQNELQLTVRKIRRSQEGEYDPMDYIPSTDKNIEELYQKIVNIINSLKNNFIKSLLENIYIKNDTIREKFKTHSAAKTMHHSYMGGLLEHSLSICQICDFLSSHYPYVNRDLLLASALLHDVGKMFELSPFPDNDYTDDGQLLGHIVIGVELITKECNNIPDFPHQLQSLLKHSILSHHGEYEFGSPKRPKTIEAFILHCADELDAKLKIYEDSIFSDNTTCNWVGYHKMLARNLRKSNF comes from the coding sequence ATGAGATATATTTCGGATTTTAAAATTGATGAAACGATAGTTGAACATTACCTTTGCAAAAAAAAACAAACACTAAAATCTCGTACTGGTAAAAACTATCTTTCTTTGTTGCTTCAAGACAAAACAGGTACTATAAATGCAAAAGTTTGGGACCTTAACAATCAAATTCAAAGTTTTGAAGAAAACGATTTTATAAAAATAGATGCTACTGTTTTATCTTATCAAAATGAACTACAACTAACTGTTAGAAAAATAAGACGTAGCCAAGAAGGAGAATATGACCCTATGGATTATATCCCTTCTACAGATAAAAATATAGAAGAACTTTATCAAAAAATTGTAAATATTATAAATAGTTTAAAAAATAATTTTATAAAATCTCTTTTAGAAAATATTTATATAAAAAATGATACTATAAGAGAAAAATTTAAAACACATTCGGCTGCTAAAACTATGCACCACAGCTATATGGGAGGTCTATTAGAGCATAGTTTATCTATATGTCAGATATGTGATTTTTTATCTAGCCATTATCCTTACGTAAATAGAGATTTATTATTAGCCTCTGCACTTTTACACGATGTTGGTAAAATGTTTGAGCTATCTCCTTTCCCAGACAATGATTATACAGATGATGGTCAACTTTTAGGACATATAGTAATTGGTGTTGAACTTATAACAAAAGAATGTAATAATATACCAGATTTTCCTCATCAATTACAATCACTTTTAAAGCATAGCATACTTTCTCATCACGGTGAATACGAATTTGGCTCACCAAAAAGACCAAAAACAATAGAAGCTTTTATCTTACATTGTGCAGATGAACTAGATGCAAAATTAAAAATATATGAAGATAGTATATTTTCTGATAACACAACTTGTAATTGGGTTGGATATCATAAAATGCTAGCTAGAAACCTTAGAAAGTCTAATTTTTAA
- a CDS encoding tRNA lysidine(34) synthetase, which produces MENKRLNEIERSIIKKYRKTIWRGFIKGIKKYDLIKENDKIAVCISGGKDSMLLAKLMQELQKHGKFHFEVKFIVMNPGYSKENMDKILENAKLLNIPINVFETSIFDIVIDIEDNPCYLCARMRRGHLYSKAKELGCNKIALGHHFDDVIETILMGIIYGGQVQTMMPKLHSLNFEGMELIRPMYMVREEDIIAWAKYHQLEFLRCGCRFTENIAYENKEQSGSTRQNIKNLIRKLRDDNPNIEKNIFNSVENINLSTIIGYHKDGNFYNFLDDYDNRVKKMGF; this is translated from the coding sequence TTGGAAAATAAAAGACTTAATGAAATAGAACGAAGCATTATAAAAAAATATAGAAAAACTATATGGCGTGGATTTATAAAAGGTATAAAAAAATATGACCTTATAAAAGAAAATGACAAAATAGCCGTTTGTATATCCGGTGGTAAAGATTCTATGCTTTTAGCAAAGCTTATGCAAGAACTACAAAAACACGGAAAATTTCATTTTGAAGTAAAATTTATAGTTATGAACCCTGGCTATAGCAAAGAAAATATGGACAAAATTTTAGAAAATGCAAAACTTTTAAATATACCTATTAATGTTTTTGAAACTAGTATTTTTGACATTGTTATAGATATAGAAGATAATCCTTGCTATCTTTGCGCTCGTATGCGCCGTGGACATTTATATAGTAAAGCTAAAGAGCTTGGTTGTAACAAAATAGCTCTTGGTCATCATTTTGATGATGTTATAGAAACAATCCTTATGGGTATAATATATGGTGGTCAAGTTCAAACTATGATGCCTAAACTACATAGCCTTAATTTTGAAGGTATGGAGCTTATAAGACCTATGTATATGGTTAGAGAAGAAGATATTATAGCTTGGGCTAAATATCATCAATTAGAATTTTTAAGATGTGGTTGTAGATTTACAGAAAATATTGCATATGAAAATAAAGAACAAAGTGGTTCTACTCGTCAAAATATAAAAAATTTAATAAGAAAACTTAGAGATGATAATCCTAATATTGAAAAAAACATATTTAATAGTGTAGAAAATATAAATTTAAGTACTATTATTGGATATCATAAAGATGGAAATTTTTATAACTTTTTAGATGATTATGATAATCGCGTAAAAAAAATGGGCTTTTAG